One window from the genome of Thermus sediminis encodes:
- the plsY gene encoding glycerol-3-phosphate 1-O-acyltransferase PlsY, translated as MGALLVLLVAYLFGSIPAGVLVARTYGVDIRKVGSGNIGATNVLRTLGWGPALVVAFFDVFKGGIAVLVARALGLEGWLLGGVAVAAVLGHNYSLFLGFKGGKGVATSFGALLFLDPILALWTFPIGVSVTLLTRYVSAGSMTGGVAALVLSLALGRPLWEVATVFLMAALIFFTHWENLKRLREGTERRFGERVEVR; from the coding sequence ATTGGGGCGCTACTTGTTCTCCTGGTGGCCTACCTCTTTGGCTCCATCCCCGCCGGGGTTCTGGTGGCCCGGACCTATGGGGTGGACATCCGCAAGGTGGGCTCCGGCAACATCGGGGCCACCAACGTCCTCAGAACCCTGGGCTGGGGGCCGGCCTTGGTGGTGGCCTTCTTTGATGTGTTCAAGGGAGGCATCGCCGTCCTCGTCGCCCGGGCCTTGGGGCTGGAGGGCTGGCTTTTGGGAGGGGTGGCGGTGGCGGCGGTTTTGGGCCACAACTACTCCCTCTTCCTGGGGTTCAAGGGGGGGAAGGGGGTGGCCACCAGCTTCGGCGCCCTCCTCTTCCTGGACCCGATCCTGGCCCTTTGGACCTTTCCCATCGGGGTCAGCGTGACCCTCCTCACCCGCTACGTGTCCGCGGGGAGCATGACGGGGGGTGTGGCGGCCCTGGTCCTCTCCCTGGCCTTGGGAAGGCCCCTTTGGGAGGTGGCCACGGTCTTCCTCATGGCGGCCCTCATCTTCTTTACCCACTGGGAAAACCTCAAGCGTCTTCGGGAGGGAACGGAGAGGCGGTTTGGGGAGCGGGTGGAGGTGCGCTAG
- the bshB1 gene encoding bacillithiol biosynthesis deacetylase BshB1, with the protein MLDLLVVAPHPDDGELGCGGTLARAKAEGLSTGILDLTRGEMGTKGTPEEREREVAEASRILGLDFRGNLGLPDGGLADVAEQRLKVAEALRRLRPRILLAPLEADRHPDHTAAGRLAVAAIHLAALPKAPLEGRPHRVERLFFYPGNYPFTPSFLVKISAFIDQWEGAVLAYRSQFSGEAVSETVGPKGVEARKAMRRYFGNYLGVDYAEPFVSPLPILHVPWARS; encoded by the coding sequence ATGCTTGACCTTTTGGTGGTAGCCCCCCACCCCGACGACGGGGAGCTGGGGTGCGGCGGCACCCTGGCCCGGGCCAAGGCGGAGGGGCTTTCCACGGGGATTCTGGACCTCACCCGGGGGGAGATGGGCACCAAGGGCACGCCGGAAGAGCGGGAAAGGGAGGTGGCGGAGGCAAGCCGCATCCTGGGCCTGGACTTCCGGGGCAACCTGGGCCTTCCCGATGGGGGTTTGGCCGACGTGGCCGAACAGCGCCTGAAGGTGGCCGAGGCCCTGCGCCGGCTTAGGCCCAGGATTCTCCTCGCTCCCCTAGAGGCCGACCGCCACCCCGACCACACCGCCGCAGGCCGCCTTGCTGTGGCCGCGATCCACTTGGCCGCTCTCCCCAAGGCTCCCCTGGAGGGGAGGCCCCACCGGGTGGAAAGGCTCTTCTTTTACCCGGGGAACTACCCCTTCACCCCGAGCTTCCTGGTGAAGATCTCCGCCTTCATAGACCAGTGGGAAGGGGCGGTTCTGGCCTACCGGAGCCAGTTCTCCGGGGAGGCGGTGAGCGAGACCGTGGGGCCCAAAGGGGTGGAGGCCCGCAAGGCCATGCGGCGCTACTTCGGGAACTACCTGGGGGTGGACTACGCCGAGCCCTTTGTGAGTCCTCTTCCTATCCTCCACGTGCCCTGGGCCCGGTCCTAG
- the argF gene encoding ornithine carbamoyltransferase codes for MGGEALTLPKDLLDFSGFGKEALKRLLDLAERLKRERYRGEDLRGKTLALLFEKPSLRTRTTLEVAMLHLGGHAIYLDQKQVGIGEREPVRDIAKNLERFVEGIAARVFRHGTVEELARYACVPVINALSDRAHPLQALADLLTLKEAFGGLEGLEVAWVGDGNNVLASLLEVAPLVGLRVRVATPRGYEPQAWLLERAGALLTHDPKEAAFGAHALYTDVWTSMGQERERARRLRDFQGFQVNGSLLDLLHPGGVFLHCLPAHYGEETTEEVVHGERSRVFDQAENRLHTAKAVLLTLLS; via the coding sequence ATGGGGGGAGAGGCCCTGACCCTGCCCAAGGATCTTTTGGACTTCTCCGGCTTCGGCAAGGAGGCCCTGAAGCGCCTCCTGGACCTGGCGGAGCGCCTGAAGCGGGAGCGCTACCGGGGGGAGGACCTAAGGGGCAAGACCCTGGCCCTCCTTTTTGAGAAGCCCTCCCTGCGTACCCGGACCACCCTCGAGGTGGCCATGCTCCACCTGGGGGGGCATGCCATTTACCTGGACCAGAAGCAGGTGGGCATCGGGGAAAGGGAGCCCGTCAGGGACATCGCCAAGAACCTGGAGCGCTTCGTGGAGGGGATCGCTGCCCGGGTTTTCCGCCACGGGACCGTGGAGGAGCTTGCCCGCTACGCCTGCGTTCCCGTGATCAACGCCCTCTCCGATCGGGCCCACCCCCTGCAGGCCCTGGCCGACCTCCTCACCCTGAAGGAGGCCTTCGGGGGGCTGGAGGGCCTCGAGGTGGCCTGGGTGGGGGACGGGAACAACGTCCTGGCCTCCCTCCTGGAGGTGGCCCCCCTGGTGGGCCTAAGGGTGCGGGTGGCCACCCCCAGGGGTTACGAGCCCCAGGCCTGGCTTTTGGAAAGAGCCGGGGCCCTCCTCACCCACGACCCCAAGGAGGCCGCCTTCGGGGCCCACGCCCTCTACACCGATGTCTGGACCAGCATGGGCCAGGAGAGGGAGCGGGCAAGGCGCCTTCGGGACTTCCAGGGCTTCCAGGTGAACGGCTCTCTCCTGGACCTCCTCCACCCCGGTGGGGTCTTCCTCCACTGCCTCCCCGCCCACTACGGGGAGGAGACCACGGAGGAAGTGGTCCACGGGGAGAGGAGCCGGGTCTTTGACCAGGCGGAAAACCGCCTCCACACCGCCAAGGCCGTCCTCCTCACCCTGCTAAGCTAG
- a CDS encoding Uma2 family endonuclease: protein MVRPYRFRLEEFLKLPLPERGVELLKGEIYQMAPIGPRHAYTVNRWNRVLQEAFPHLLVQVQGPLVLPSETYLEPDLLLLRPGDYSHRLPEPMDVHLVLEVAESSLDYDLGKKLPLYAEGGVPEVWVQDLLGGRLLLFRTPEGDHYREQIWVRPGERVAPLAFPEASLEVPW from the coding sequence ATGGTCCGGCCCTACCGCTTCCGCTTGGAAGAGTTCCTGAAGCTTCCCCTGCCGGAGAGGGGGGTGGAGCTTCTGAAGGGGGAGATCTACCAGATGGCCCCGATAGGTCCTCGTCACGCTTATACCGTGAACCGCTGGAACCGGGTTTTGCAGGAGGCGTTTCCCCACCTTCTCGTCCAGGTGCAAGGCCCCTTGGTTTTGCCCTCCGAAACCTACCTGGAGCCCGATCTTCTCCTCCTCAGGCCGGGAGATTACAGTCACCGCCTCCCCGAGCCTATGGACGTTCACCTGGTCCTAGAGGTGGCCGAGTCCAGCCTGGACTACGACCTGGGCAAGAAGCTTCCCCTTTACGCCGAAGGGGGTGTGCCGGAGGTCTGGGTCCAGGACCTTTTGGGCGGGCGGCTTCTTCTCTTCCGCACCCCCGAGGGAGACCACTACCGGGAGCAGATCTGGGTCAGGCCCGGGGAGAGGGTGGCCCCCCTGGCCTTTCCCGAGGCCTCCTTGGAGGTGCCGTGGTAA
- the argC gene encoding N-acetyl-gamma-glutamyl-phosphate reductase → MGILGASGYGGAELIRLLKGHPEVELVGFASRKHVGKPLGEAWPQLWDEAPFASQEEVLERAEVVFLALPNGLSMGIAPQALREGKRVIDLSGDFRLPPGVYEAWYGIPHKSPELYQEAVYGLPELHREELGGARLVANPGCYVTGATLALAPLAAAGVLRGGFLVGLSGVSGAGREGEGTLFAEVNENLRPYKAGGTHRHIPEMEENLGRVLAQGRHPRTHGARAEVRLSFTPHLVPMTRGILLTAEAVVEGDWNQARLDALYREFYQGEPFVRLLSDLPQTKATYASNRVDLRPLLEARTGRVLVFAALDNLVKGMAGHAVQNLNLMLGLPEDLALPKEGIWP, encoded by the coding sequence GTGGGGATCCTGGGGGCTTCGGGCTACGGGGGGGCGGAGCTCATCCGCCTCCTCAAGGGGCACCCGGAGGTGGAGCTCGTGGGCTTCGCAAGCCGCAAGCACGTGGGAAAGCCCCTAGGGGAGGCCTGGCCCCAGCTTTGGGACGAGGCTCCCTTCGCCTCCCAGGAAGAGGTCCTGGAGAGGGCAGAGGTGGTCTTCCTGGCCCTGCCCAATGGCCTTTCCATGGGGATCGCCCCCCAGGCCCTAAGGGAGGGGAAGCGGGTCATTGACCTCTCCGGGGACTTCCGCCTCCCCCCCGGGGTCTACGAGGCCTGGTACGGCATCCCCCACAAAAGCCCAGAGCTCTACCAGGAGGCGGTCTACGGCCTTCCCGAGCTCCACCGGGAGGAGCTTGGGGGGGCGAGGCTCGTGGCCAACCCGGGGTGCTACGTGACCGGGGCCACCCTGGCCCTCGCCCCTCTGGCGGCGGCGGGGGTCCTGAGGGGGGGCTTTCTGGTGGGCTTAAGCGGGGTTTCTGGGGCGGGGAGGGAAGGGGAGGGCACCTTATTCGCCGAGGTGAACGAGAACCTGAGACCCTACAAGGCGGGGGGCACCCACCGGCACATCCCCGAGATGGAAGAGAACCTGGGAAGGGTCCTGGCCCAGGGGCGCCATCCCCGCACCCATGGGGCTAGGGCGGAGGTCCGCCTGAGCTTCACCCCCCATCTGGTCCCCATGACCCGGGGGATCCTCCTCACAGCGGAGGCGGTGGTGGAGGGGGACTGGAACCAGGCGAGGCTGGATGCCCTCTACCGGGAGTTTTACCAGGGGGAGCCCTTCGTGCGCCTCCTTTCGGACCTTCCCCAGACCAAGGCCACCTACGCCTCCAACCGGGTGGACCTGAGGCCCCTCCTCGAGGCCCGCACCGGGCGGGTCTTGGTCTTCGCCGCCTTGGACAACCTAGTGAAGGGCATGGCAGGCCACGCGGTGCAGAACCTGAACCTCATGCTGGGCCTCCCCGAGGACCTGGCCCTGCCCAAGGAGGGAATATGGCCGTGA
- the argJ gene encoding bifunctional glutamate N-acetyltransferase/amino-acid acetyltransferase ArgJ, which translates to MAVRLPRGFRAGAVRAGIKPSGRPDLALLVSGLPAHWAYAATQNRAAAPSIHRGRALYAQGGPLRAVVVNAGNANCATGERGFRDDARMAELAAQRLGISPEEVLTASTGVIGVPLPVERIERGLPQIDLTPFAQAFAEAILTTDLVVKVAEAEVAGARIVGVAKGSGMIHPNLATMLAFLVTDAWVPQEVLREAWRGIVDRTFNQVTVDGDTSTNDLALLMANGAYGEVPLEPLLEAVEGVARELSRKIARDGEGATKLMTVRVQGAATEEEARRAARAVAASLLWKSALYGNDPNWGRILAALGNSGARFDPLRVEIRLQGVPLYRGGALPFDRERASQAMRAEEVEVFVDLGEGPFRAEAWGCDLTEGYVRINALYTT; encoded by the coding sequence ATGGCCGTGAGGCTTCCCAGGGGGTTCCGCGCGGGAGCGGTGCGGGCGGGGATCAAGCCCTCGGGCAGGCCCGATCTGGCCCTGCTTGTCTCCGGCCTTCCCGCCCATTGGGCCTATGCGGCCACGCAGAACCGGGCCGCCGCCCCCTCCATCCACCGGGGCAGGGCCCTTTACGCCCAAGGGGGCCCCTTGCGGGCGGTGGTGGTCAATGCGGGCAACGCCAACTGCGCCACAGGGGAGCGGGGCTTTAGGGACGATGCCCGGATGGCGGAACTGGCCGCCCAGAGGCTTGGGATTTCTCCGGAGGAGGTCCTCACCGCCTCCACGGGGGTCATCGGGGTTCCCCTGCCCGTGGAAAGGATAGAGAGGGGCCTGCCCCAGATAGACCTCACCCCCTTCGCCCAGGCCTTCGCCGAGGCCATCCTCACCACGGACCTGGTGGTCAAGGTGGCCGAGGCTGAGGTGGCTGGAGCTAGGATCGTGGGCGTGGCCAAGGGAAGCGGGATGATCCACCCCAACCTGGCCACCATGCTGGCCTTTCTGGTCACGGACGCCTGGGTGCCCCAGGAGGTCCTCAGGGAGGCCTGGAGGGGCATCGTGGACCGCACCTTCAACCAGGTGACCGTGGACGGGGACACCTCCACCAACGACCTGGCCCTCCTCATGGCCAACGGGGCCTACGGCGAGGTGCCCCTGGAGCCCCTCCTCGAGGCCGTGGAGGGGGTGGCCCGGGAGCTTTCCCGGAAGATCGCCCGGGACGGGGAAGGGGCCACCAAGCTCATGACCGTACGGGTCCAAGGGGCGGCCACGGAGGAGGAGGCCCGGCGGGCGGCCAGGGCGGTAGCGGCTAGCCTCCTTTGGAAGAGCGCCCTCTACGGCAATGACCCCAACTGGGGCCGGATCCTGGCCGCCTTGGGCAACTCCGGGGCCCGGTTTGACCCCCTAAGAGTGGAGATCCGCCTCCAGGGGGTTCCCCTCTACCGGGGCGGGGCCCTGCCCTTTGACCGGGAAAGGGCCAGCCAGGCCATGCGGGCCGAGGAGGTGGAGGTCTTCGTGGATCTGGGGGAGGGCCCCTTCAGGGCGGAGGCCTGGGGCTGCGACCTCACCGAAGGGTATGTGCGCATCAATGCGCTTTACACAACTTGA
- a CDS encoding DUF420 domain-containing protein, which yields MKELLSNLAVWSIVLSGAALLAGLVLIRRGDRVNHPRAMLAATALAALFLVFYLTRWALYGTTAYGGPEAWRGAYYALLLTHTVLAAVNGPLALYVIWRAFKGQFSHHRRWARVLVPIWLYVALSGWAIYLVLKRHGVETGTFTF from the coding sequence ATGAAGGAGCTTCTCAGTAACCTTGCGGTTTGGTCCATCGTGCTATCGGGGGCGGCCCTGTTGGCGGGTTTGGTCCTCATCCGCAGGGGGGACCGGGTGAACCACCCCCGGGCCATGCTGGCGGCCACGGCCCTGGCAGCCCTCTTCCTGGTCTTCTACCTGACCCGCTGGGCCCTCTACGGCACCACCGCCTACGGGGGGCCGGAGGCGTGGAGGGGGGCCTACTACGCCCTCCTCCTCACCCACACCGTCTTGGCGGCGGTGAACGGTCCCCTCGCCCTCTATGTCATCTGGAGGGCCTTCAAGGGGCAGTTCTCCCACCACAGGCGCTGGGCCCGGGTGCTGGTACCCATCTGGCTTTACGTGGCCCTTTCGGGCTGGGCCATCTACCTGGTCCTGAAGCGCCACGGGGTGGAAACGGGGACCTTCACCTTTTAG
- a CDS encoding septum site-determining protein MinC, with the protein MRLRATPKALALRLDGNETPEDLLALNLPEGPPLEVEVAGPVGEEVLRALLSLGRPLTLLPPRGKRPTGTLVIPKTLRAGERVEHPGTVVVLGDVNPGAEVAAGGDVIVVGKLRGLAHAGALGDEGRFIFALELSAKQVRIGPHLAQAPEGERGRGAELARVEEGRIVVEAWAKR; encoded by the coding sequence ATGCGGCTTCGCGCCACCCCCAAGGCCTTGGCCCTCCGCCTGGACGGGAACGAGACCCCAGAGGACCTCCTGGCCCTAAACCTCCCCGAGGGGCCGCCCCTCGAGGTGGAGGTGGCGGGCCCCGTGGGGGAGGAGGTGCTGCGGGCCCTCCTCTCCCTGGGGCGACCCCTCACCCTCCTGCCCCCCAGGGGAAAGCGGCCCACGGGCACCCTGGTGATCCCCAAGACCCTCCGGGCGGGGGAGCGGGTGGAGCATCCGGGAACCGTGGTGGTCCTAGGGGACGTGAACCCCGGGGCCGAGGTAGCGGCGGGGGGGGATGTGATCGTGGTGGGGAAGCTCCGGGGCCTCGCCCACGCCGGAGCCCTCGGGGACGAGGGGCGCTTTATCTTCGCTCTGGAGCTTTCTGCCAAGCAGGTGCGCATCGGCCCCCATCTGGCCCAGGCCCCCGAGGGAGAGAGGGGGCGGGGAGCGGAGCTGGCCCGGGTAGAGGAGGGGCGGATCGTGGTGGAGGCTTGGGCTAAAAGGTGA
- a CDS encoding penicillin-binding transpeptidase domain-containing protein, with protein sequence MKSRLYALMAFFLLSLGLLGLRAWQLQILEHEKYALRSQGNYLKTERIPAPRGRILDRKGRVIAQDRLVVDLVYEGGEVAFRERLLPLLGLEELPQGPAVLKAGIPEHLLPTLAELTAGQGNLRLLERIERTYPNPISGPVLGYVLLANAEQVQRGYHPEEQVGQAGLEAALEPHLRGKAGARAVEVNVRSERLRETVLEEPTPGRDVVLTLDLDLQRAAERALEEALSDINAGRRRHGLPPTDRVRGAIVALDPTTGEVLAMASAPSFDPHLFSRRPVPQEVQNLLRDPDLPLLNRALQAYTPGSVFKLATSYALLEEGYVNPTTAYRCSPYIVHGGQVRRNWASWDMGPMTAGEAIAHSCNTWYYQVAARDPLGLVDRLAARARLLGLGEATGLEVAERRGLLPTRAWKREALGEPWYPGETLSVAIGQGPVLTTPAQIARMLATIANEGKKPRLRLVKRIGDTPTAPRLDPVPGRHWRTLKAGMRETVTQGTARHVLGNFPVPTGGKTGTAETPGKRRGLEHAWYMGYGPAEPGTPYPPLVVVAFFENGGEGSRVALPAVKRVMAAYWGVASP encoded by the coding sequence ATGAAGAGCCGCCTCTACGCCCTCATGGCCTTCTTCCTCCTCAGCCTTGGCCTCCTGGGCCTAAGGGCTTGGCAGCTTCAGATCCTGGAGCACGAGAAGTACGCCCTGAGGAGCCAGGGAAACTACCTGAAGACGGAGAGGATCCCCGCCCCCCGGGGCCGCATCCTGGACCGCAAGGGCCGGGTCATCGCCCAGGACCGCCTGGTGGTGGACCTGGTCTACGAGGGGGGGGAGGTGGCCTTCAGGGAAAGGCTCCTCCCCCTCTTGGGTCTAGAGGAGCTGCCCCAGGGTCCTGCCGTCCTCAAGGCGGGGATTCCCGAGCACCTGCTCCCCACCCTGGCCGAGCTCACGGCGGGCCAGGGAAATCTGAGGCTTTTGGAACGCATTGAGCGCACCTACCCCAACCCCATCTCCGGCCCCGTCCTGGGCTACGTCCTCCTGGCCAACGCCGAGCAGGTGCAAAGGGGCTACCACCCCGAGGAGCAGGTGGGCCAGGCCGGCCTCGAGGCCGCCCTGGAACCCCACCTGAGGGGCAAGGCGGGGGCGAGGGCGGTGGAGGTGAACGTCCGGAGCGAACGCCTCAGGGAGACGGTCCTGGAGGAGCCCACCCCGGGACGGGACGTGGTCCTCACCCTGGACCTGGACCTGCAAAGGGCGGCGGAAAGGGCCCTGGAGGAAGCCCTCTCGGACATCAACGCCGGACGCCGCCGCCATGGGCTTCCCCCTACGGACCGGGTCCGGGGGGCCATCGTAGCCCTGGACCCCACCACGGGGGAGGTACTGGCTATGGCCTCCGCCCCCTCCTTTGATCCCCACCTCTTCTCCCGAAGGCCCGTGCCCCAGGAGGTCCAGAACCTCCTCCGGGACCCGGACCTCCCCCTGCTGAACCGGGCGCTCCAGGCCTACACCCCAGGCTCCGTCTTCAAGCTGGCCACGAGCTACGCCCTCCTGGAGGAGGGGTACGTGAACCCCACCACCGCCTACCGGTGCAGCCCTTACATCGTCCACGGGGGGCAGGTGCGCCGGAACTGGGCCAGCTGGGACATGGGCCCCATGACCGCCGGGGAGGCCATCGCCCATAGCTGCAACACCTGGTACTACCAGGTGGCGGCCCGGGACCCCCTGGGCCTCGTGGACCGCTTGGCCGCAAGAGCCAGGCTCCTGGGCCTGGGGGAGGCCACAGGCCTGGAGGTAGCGGAAAGGAGGGGCCTCCTCCCCACCCGGGCCTGGAAGCGGGAGGCCCTGGGGGAACCCTGGTACCCGGGGGAGACCCTCTCCGTGGCCATCGGCCAAGGACCCGTCCTCACCACCCCGGCCCAGATCGCCCGGATGCTGGCCACCATCGCCAACGAGGGAAAAAAGCCTAGGCTCCGCCTGGTGAAGCGCATAGGGGACACCCCCACGGCTCCCCGCCTGGACCCTGTGCCCGGTCGGCACTGGCGGACCCTGAAAGCGGGGATGCGGGAGACCGTGACCCAGGGCACGGCCCGGCACGTCCTGGGCAACTTCCCCGTACCCACCGGGGGCAAGACGGGGACCGCGGAAACCCCGGGCAAGCGCCGGGGTCTGGAGCACGCCTGGTACATGGGCTACGGCCCGGCCGAACCCGGAACCCCTTACCCCCCTTTGGTAGTGGTGGCCTTCTTTGAAAACGGGGGTGAGGGGAGCCGGGTGGCCCTCCCCGCGGTGAAGAGGGTCATGGCCGCCTACTGGGGGGTGGCCTCCCCCTAG
- the mreD gene encoding rod shape-determining protein MreD — MKALLALLLTLFLSGLLSALWPQGVMAPDLFLVLALWYAAERPYYLGLPVAFLFGLFQDLLGFGLLGLHGVGLLLASYAYYAASRRLAFGEGLPALLVFTWAFLAKWLGYFLVAYWLRLEIPPFVPLDLLLEGLFTLPFFFLAWRLRP; from the coding sequence ATGAAGGCCCTGCTGGCCCTTCTCCTCACCCTCTTTCTCTCCGGGCTCCTCTCGGCCCTCTGGCCCCAAGGGGTCATGGCCCCGGACCTCTTCCTGGTCCTGGCCTTGTGGTACGCTGCGGAAAGGCCCTACTACCTGGGCCTTCCCGTGGCCTTCCTCTTTGGCCTCTTCCAGGACCTGCTGGGCTTTGGCCTTCTGGGCCTCCACGGGGTGGGTCTCCTCTTGGCGAGCTACGCCTACTACGCGGCGAGCCGGAGGCTGGCCTTTGGGGAAGGTCTTCCCGCCCTCTTGGTCTTCACGTGGGCCTTCCTCGCCAAGTGGCTGGGCTACTTCCTGGTGGCCTACTGGCTCAGGCTGGAAATCCCTCCCTTCGTCCCCCTGGACCTCCTCCTCGAGGGCCTCTTCACCCTACCCTTCTTCTTCCTGGCCTGGCGCCTTAGACCATGA
- the mreC gene encoding rod shape-determining protein MreC: MREVALRRGLFLLLLLLGFGLAALTRPLAPHLSLTLSPLTAPLPALGFRLGQNLRAAWDALRNRQDLYAENRALRARVALLEGENRRLALEVARLERALAVRQTQAPGLLAVAPVIGEDLSGLYRRLLLGMGEREGLRVGMPVTAPEGLVGLIVEVEERRALVRTLVDPESQVGVRPEKGPGRGVARGAPPDRLLAEFPPSVRLSPGDLLLTGAPLGLFPDGIPVGRVERVERVQGGLKQRAWVRPLVDLSLLEEVMVLRPL; this comes from the coding sequence GTGAGGGAGGTGGCCCTCCGCCGGGGGCTCTTCCTCTTGCTGCTCCTCTTGGGGTTTGGGCTCGCCGCCCTCACCCGGCCCCTGGCCCCCCATCTCTCCCTCACCCTCTCCCCCCTCACCGCCCCCCTCCCCGCCCTGGGCTTCCGCCTAGGGCAGAACCTGAGGGCTGCCTGGGACGCCCTCCGTAACCGCCAGGACCTCTACGCGGAAAACCGGGCCCTGAGGGCCAGGGTGGCCCTTTTGGAAGGGGAAAACCGCCGCCTGGCCCTGGAAGTGGCCCGGCTGGAGCGGGCCCTAGCCGTGCGCCAGACCCAGGCGCCCGGCCTCCTCGCCGTGGCCCCGGTGATCGGGGAGGACCTCTCTGGCCTCTACCGCCGCCTCCTCCTCGGGATGGGGGAACGGGAGGGCCTCAGGGTGGGCATGCCCGTCACCGCCCCCGAGGGCCTGGTGGGCCTCATCGTGGAGGTGGAGGAGAGGCGGGCTTTGGTGCGCACCCTGGTGGACCCGGAAAGCCAGGTAGGGGTGCGGCCGGAAAAGGGCCCGGGGCGGGGGGTGGCCCGGGGGGCCCCTCCCGATAGGCTCCTGGCGGAGTTCCCCCCCTCGGTGAGGCTCTCCCCCGGGGACCTCCTCCTCACCGGAGCCCCCTTGGGCCTCTTCCCCGACGGCATCCCCGTGGGCCGGGTGGAGCGGGTGGAAAGGGTCCAGGGGGGCCTCAAGCAACGAGCCTGGGTTCGCCCCCTGGTGGACCTTTCCCTTCTGGAAGAGGTTATGGTCCTGAGGCCGCTATGA
- a CDS encoding Maf family protein, with the protein MGGRRTPLILASGSPRRKALLEALGYPLRLQPPGVGEEGLDLPPKALAQALARRKGEGVKGLWVLAADTVVDLDGKVLGKPKDREENRHFLRLLSGRDHLVHTALYLRTPLDLVEEVHTAKVRFRPLSEEEILWYVHSGEGLDKAGGYGAQGLGMALVERVEGDFYTVVGLPVSRVFALLWERGFRP; encoded by the coding sequence ATGGGAGGAAGGAGAACCCCTCTGATCCTGGCCTCGGGAAGCCCGAGGCGGAAGGCCCTCCTCGAGGCCCTGGGCTACCCCTTGCGCCTCCAACCCCCTGGGGTAGGGGAGGAGGGCCTGGACCTCCCCCCCAAGGCCCTGGCCCAGGCCCTGGCCAGGAGGAAGGGGGAGGGGGTAAAGGGCTTGTGGGTCCTGGCCGCCGACACCGTGGTGGACCTGGACGGGAAGGTCCTGGGCAAGCCCAAGGACCGGGAGGAAAACCGCCATTTCCTGCGCCTCCTCTCGGGGCGGGACCACCTGGTCCACACCGCCCTCTACCTGCGCACCCCCTTAGACCTGGTGGAGGAGGTACACACCGCCAAGGTGCGCTTCCGCCCCCTAAGCGAAGAGGAGATCCTCTGGTACGTCCATAGCGGCGAGGGCCTGGACAAGGCGGGGGGGTATGGGGCCCAGGGCCTGGGCATGGCCCTTGTAGAGAGGGTGGAAGGGGACTTCTACACCGTGGTGGGCCTCCCCGTCTCCCGGGTCTTCGCCCTCCTCTGGGAAAGGGGGTTCCGCCCGTGA